A genomic stretch from Erigeron canadensis isolate Cc75 chromosome 9, C_canadensis_v1, whole genome shotgun sequence includes:
- the LOC122581318 gene encoding UDP-glycosyltransferase 73E1-like, whose product MASHPSDLHFVLFPLMAQGHMIPIVDIARLLAQRGCIVTIITTPVNANRFKPVIARAKDDEKLKIQLLELRFPSVEVGLPEGCENFDMIQSAPLFLKLFEAAGMLEEPAEKMLKGLTPAPSCIISDNLFPWTGDLARKLNIPRLVFHGPGCFTFLCIHMAMHTNLLEKIVSDSEYFVLPGIPDHIELTKVQASGWGARDTKETAGFFETVLKAEEAANGIVVNSFRELEPYYVDEFAKVKNKKVWCIGPVSLCNQSLQDKAERGSKAAIDQQDCIKWLDSREEPSSVIFVCLGSLARASTKQNIEVGLGLESSKVSFIWCIRQTTEELEKWFLEEGYEERVKDRGLIVRGWAPQVLILSHHAVSGFITHCGWNSTLEGVTAGVPMVTWPHFADQFINERFIVDVLKIGVKIGVEVPVLIGEQDKVGSFVTKENVKIAVECIMSEGEEGEARRKRAKALGEMAKRAMDEGGSSHLYLTSMIQDTIGLLGKESAATVKDNIVQEL is encoded by the coding sequence ATGGCTTCACATCCCTCAGATCTTCATTTTGTCTTGTTTCCTCTAATGGCCCAAGGCCATATGATACCCATAGTCGATATAGCACGACTACTAGCCCAACGAGGTTGTATAGTTACAATTATCACAACTCCTGTTAATGCCAACCGTTTCAAACCGGTCATTGCTCGTGCAAAAGATGATGAGAAGCTCAAGATTCAACTTCTTGAACTCAGATTCCCATCTGTCGAAGTTGGTTTGCCCGAAGGATGTGAAAACTTTGATATGATTCAATCAGCACCACTTTTTTTGAAACTGTTTGAAGCTGCAGGAATGCTAGAGGAACCTGCCGAAAAGATGCTCAAGGGGCTAACTCCGGCTCCAAGTTGCATCATTTCTGATAATCTTTTTCCTTGGACAGGTGATTTAGCTCGAAAGCTAAATATTCCAAGGCTTGTTTTCCATGGACCGGGTTGTTTCACATTCCTATGCATACATATGGCCATGCATACTAATCTATTGGAGAAAATCGTCTCTGATTCCGAGTACTTTGTGCTACCCGGCATTCCTGACCACATTGAACTAACCAAAGTGCAGGCTTCGGGTTGGGGGGCTAGAGACACGAAGGAAACAGCGGGGTTCTTTGAAACTGTACTAAAAGCGGAGGAAGCTGCGAATGGGATTGTGGTTAATAGCTTTAGGGAGTTGGAGCCTTACTATGTTGACGAGTTTGCAAaggtgaaaaacaaaaaagtatggTGTATTGGCCCGGTTTCACTATGCAACCAAAGTTTACAAGATAAAGCAGAGAGAGGATCCAAGGCTGCAATTGACCAACAAGATTGCATAAAATGGTTGGACTCAAGGGAAGAACCAAGTTCTGTAATATTTGTTTGCTTAGGAAGTCTAGCTCGTGCTTCCACCAAACAAAACATTGAGGTCGGTTTGGGATTAGAGTCATCAAAAGTATCCTTTATATGGTGCATAAGGCAAACAACTGAGGAACTAGAGAAATGGTTCTTAGAAGAAGGGTATGAAGAAAGGGTGAAAGATAGAGGGCTTATAGTCCGTGGATGGGCACCACAAGTTTTGATTTTGTCACACCATGCCGTTAGTGGTTTCATAACACATTGTGGATGGAACTCGACTCTAGAAGGGGTAACTGCAGGAGTTCCTATGGTTACATGGCCACATTTTGCAGACCAATTTATAAATGAACGGTTTATAGTAGACGTTTTGAAAATTGGAGTGAAAATTGGTGTGGAAGTGCCTGTTCTAATTGGGGAGCAAGACAAGGTGGGATCTTTCGTGACAAAAGAAAATGTCAAGATCGCAGTGGAATGTATAATGAGCGAAGGAGAGGAAGGAGAAGCAAGAAGGAAGAGAGCTAAAGCGCTTGGGGAAATGGCAAAAAGAGCGATGGATGAAGGAGGCTCGTCTCATCTCTATTTGACATCAATGATTCAAGACACTATCGGATTATTAGGCAAAGAATCTGCTGCAACCGTTAAAGATAACATCGTGCAAGAATTGTAA
- the LOC122581585 gene encoding UDP-glycosyltransferase 73E1-like: MASHPSDLHFVLFPLMTQGHMIPIVDIARLLAQRGCTVTIITTPVNANRFKPVIARAKDDDKLKIQLLELTLPSSKVGLPEGCENFDMIPSALLFIKLFEAAGMLKEPAEKMLNGLNPAPSCIISDNLLPWTGELARKLNIPRLTFHGPGCFTYLCIHIALNTNVLDEIVVVSDSEYFVFPGIPDHIELTKVQAMCWGTRDTKETGGFFETVRKAEEDADGIVVNSFKELEPYYVEEFAKVKSKNVWCIGPVSLCNKSFSDKADRGSKASIDQQDCIKWLDSREEPSSVIFVCLGSLARTSTVQNIEVGLGLESSKASFIWCIRQTTEELEKWFLEEGYEERVKDRGLIVRGWAPQVLILSHHAVSGFITHCGWNSTLEGVTAGVPMVTWPHFADQFINERFIVDILKIGVKIGVEAPVLVGEQDKLGTIVTKENVEIAVECIMSKEEEGEARRKRATELAEMAKRAMEEGGSSHLGLTSMIQDTIGLLCKDSATVQDNIVQEL, from the coding sequence ATGGCTTCACATCCCTCAGACCTTCATTTTGTCTTGTTTCCTCTAATGACCCAAGGCCATATGATACCCATAGTCGATATAGCACGACTACTAGCCCAACGTGGTTGCACGGTTACAATAATCACGACTCCTGTTAATGCCAACCGTTTCAAACCGGTTATTGCTCGTGCAAAAGATGATGACAAGCTCAAGATTCAACTTCTTGAGCTCACATTACCTTCTTCCAAAGTTGGTTTACCTGAAGGATGTGAAAATTTCGACATGATTCCATCAGCACTACTTTTTATCAAATTATTTGAAGCTGCAGGAATGCTCAAGGAACCCGCAGAAAAGATGCTCAACGGGCTAAATCCAGCTCCAAGTTGCATCATTTCTGATAATCTGTTGCCTTGGACAGGCGAGTTAGCTCGAAAGCTTAATATCCCAAGGCTTACATTCCATGGACCGGGGTGTTTTACGTACCTATGCATACATATTGCACTGAACACTAATGTATTAGATGAAATCGTCGTCGTCTCTGATTCGGAGTACTTTGTGTTCCCTGGCATTCCTGACCATATTGAACTAACCAAAGTGCAGGCTATGTGTTGGGGGACTAGAGACACGAAGGAAACCGGGGGTTTCTTTGAAACTGTGAGAAAAGCGGAGGAAGATGCTGATGGGATTGTGGTTAACAGTTTTAAGGAGTTGGAGCCTTACTATGTTGAAGAGTTTGCAAAGGTGAAAAGCAAAAACGTATGGTGCATTGGCCCGGTTTCACTATGCAACAAAAGTTTCTCAGATAAAGCGGATAGAGGATCCAAGGCATCAATTGACCAACAAGATTGCATAAAATGGTTGGACTCAAGGGAAGAACCAAGTTCTGTAATATTTGTTTGCTTAGGAAGTCTAGCTCGTACTTCCACCGTACAAAACATTGAGGTCGGTTTGGGATTAGAGTCATCAAAAGCATCCTTTATATGGTGCATAAGGCAAACAACTGAGGAACTAGAGAAATGGTTCTTAGAAGAAGGGTATGAAGAAAGGGTGAAAGATAGAGGGCTTATAGTCCGCGGATGGGCACCACAAGTTTTGATTTTGTCACACCATGCCGTTAGTGGTTTCATAACACATTGTGGATGGAACTCGACTCTGGAAGGGGTAACTGCGGGAGTTCCTATGGTTACATGGCCACACTTTGCAGACCAATTTATAAATGAAAGATTTATAGTAGACATTTTGAAAATTGGAGTGAAAATCGGTGTAGAGGCACCTGTTCTCGTTGGAGAGCAAGATAAGTTGGGCACTATCGTGACAAAAGAAAATGTCGAGATCGCAGTGGAATGTATAATGAGCAAAGAAGAGGAAGGAGAAGCAAGAAGAAAGAGAGCTACAGAGCTTGCGGAAATGGCAAAAAGAGCGATGGAGGAAGGGGGCTCGTCTCACCTCGGTTTGACATCAATGATTCAAGACACTATAGGATTATTATGCAAAGACTCTGCAACCGTTCAAGATAACATCGTGCAAGAATTGTAA